In one window of Maniola hyperantus chromosome 18, iAphHyp1.2, whole genome shotgun sequence DNA:
- the Rrp5 gene encoding rRNA biogenesis protein RRP5, with protein sequence MADTEEYFPRGGKKPTTTYFKQNENFLGGAQKGERKKKKLKRKTEDDDGYLSEDLVQEVDQSYKICGIGLNYKVVKEGQLFLGRVNQVKETLVRVRLPCRMCGVVMACHISEAYTKMLEAYVNDQIDEVQELKEMFRLGQYVVVKVLEVQTSKLMLSMMPQHVNSTRTQADLHKGALLQAAVSSVEDHGYVMDIGIPGTRAFLPKDSANPEIQFYTGSLTWVAIKSLSQESGVITLSNSLEVLQKALQRKPAALLPGTALEFTVDKPLDNGIEGHVLDNTTAYIQRNQVDTGKGKKPALGHKIRARLLYVVPPKNIPFMTMRNIFETTYPDLTQEQKFKDGDIIKDAQVLKVVGRTVHLKLGEGSVGLLSLRRIAVHEDFTDEQVLLNSYPIGSTHEVRVLCYNLCDYVYSVTDEPAALAEKYFNTSQLHVGDMVDATVTAITDKYLFVTVGRVKGSVPQLHMSETGIFDDPKKASNSKLTKKKFKVGQVVKARVLALNPEKQFLYLTLKPSLLDPELEILQSLDQAAVGKAYTGVIACIKDYLLVSFFNSVTAFVPKRWVCAEPLDNLSDAFHRGQIVKCTIINVNPETKKMCGSLTKAPFKVIENYVRPTKRKFKDRECDAEKQKPDDSETIKQDENEQKDISNSEMNKIDSDEIQEPKKKKKKKNNKVTEEEIDGSNENIETGETNRKKKKKNKIINVDNSTNNADTEINGTTTIKDGKKKKDKKLKKQEVEQKEDSESDPIETDICDDIDQVLTPQNWSFVDLTDCLTAKQYKKRVVALIKCIDERTKRLESIDKNIGNMEEKGLNAKNKKYHTAMHTEKLVIQKQTEKLSEVLKIAQEKLKEFGIEIQKDSKKKEKSVATTSDEIKVEVKEDVDKLKEMKLDIDSLQPVVKVPSAKDFWSLDTDVITDKIKIKESSSSEEEEQEKPKKKRKKLTVAEKASKAREEEERIREMEKRAIESENAPRSSDQFERALLAQPNCSQLWIAYMAFHLQATEIEKARAVGRKALHTINFREEGEKLNVWLALLNLEHRFGTKETQQKTIEDALQMNEPYEIHSKLLDILVETSKPQELVSLVELMLRKYRGRAPVYAACGLACFSAGLTDKARQVMQKGIAALEKKEHVSLLVRFAQLERSHGDRERSEALFEQVLAVYPQRVDVCSAYVDLLIKAKDVDHVRQVMERMTSLQLPARKMKVLYKKWIEAEEKIGDAAHADSARQLAMKFINKAKF encoded by the exons ATGGCTGACACCGAGGAGTACTTTCCCCGAGGGGGCAAGAAGCCCACTACAACATACTTTAAGCAAAATGAGAAC TTTTTAGGAGGCGCTCAAAAaggagaaagaaagaagaagaagttaaAAAGGAAGACAGAAGATGATGATGGCTATTTATCAGAGGATTTGGTCCAAGAAGTGGACCAGTCTTACAAAATCTGTGGGATTGGCTTGAATTATAAG GTGGTTAAAGAGGGCCAGTTATTCCTGGGCCGGGTGAATCAAGTCAAAGAGACTTTGGTCCGTGTGAGGCTCCCTTGCAGAATGTGTGGTGTAGTCATGGCATGTCATATAAGTGAAGCATACACCAAGATGCTTGAAGCATATGTTAATGATCAG ATAGACGAAGTGCAGGAACTCAAAGAGATGTTCCGGCTGGGACAGTATGTGGTGGTGAAAGTACTGGAGGTACAGACCAGTAAGCTGATGCTGTCCATGATGCCGCAGCATGTCAACAGCACTAGGACACAGGCCGACTTGCATAAGG GAGCTCTCCTTCAAGCGGCAGTGTCATCAGTGGAAGACCATGGCTATGTGATGGACATTGGCATTCCTGGTACAAGGGCATTTCTGCCCAAGGACTCAGCTAACCCAGAGATACAGTTTT ATACGGGCTCATTAACCTGGGTGGCCATCAAGTCACTCTCACAAGAGAGTGGTGTGATAACGCTGAGCAATTCCCTCGAGGTGCTGCAGAAAGCGTTGCAGCGGAAACCAGCCGCTTTGCTGCCGGGCACTGCCTTGGAGTTCACTGTAGACAag CCTCTAGACAACGGCATCGAAGGCCACGTGTTGGACAACACCACTGCTTACATCCAACGAAACCAGGTCGACACTGGCAAAGGGAAGAAGCCTGCGCTGGGGCACAAG ataaggGCGCGACTACTGTACGTGGTACCACCGAAAAACATCCCGTTCATGACCATGAGAAACATTTTCGAAACCACTTACCCCGACTTGACGCAAGAGCAGAAGTTTAAAGACGGAGACATTATAAAAGATGCTCag GTACTAAAAGTAGTCGGCCGAACGGTCCACTTAAAGCTGGGAGAAGGCAGCGTGGGCTTGCTCAGTCTACGCAGGATTGCCGTCCATGAAGACTTCACCGATGAACAGGTCTTACTCAACTCCTACCCTATAG GCAGTACCCACGAAGTGCGGGTACTCTGCTACAATCTATGTGACTACGTGTACTCGGTGACGGACGAGCCGGCCGCGCTCGCGGAGAAGTACTTCAACACATCGCAGCTGCATGTGGGCGACATGGTGGACGCGACCGTCACCGCCATCACCGACAAGTATCTCTTCGTCACAGTGGGGAGGGTCAAAG GTTCAGTGCCACAATTGCACATGAGTGAAACAGGCATTTTTGACGACCCCAAAAAGGCCAGCAATTCTAAATTGACGAAGAAAAAATTtaag GTGGGTCAAGTGGTGAAGGCGCGCGTGCTGGCACTGAATCCTGAGAAGCAGTTTCTGTATCTGACGCTGAAGCCGTCCCTGCTGGACCCGGAACTCGAGATCCTGCAGAGCCTGGACCAGGCGGCAGTGGGGAAAGCATACACTGGGGTTATCGCG TGCATCAAAGACTACCTCCTCGTATCGTTCTTCAACAGCGTGACAGCGTTTGTGCCGAAGAGGTGGGTGTGCGCTGAGCCGCTGGACAACCTCAGCGACGCGTTCCATCGCGGACAGATT GTAAAATGTACCATCATTAATGTAAATCCTGAAACGAAAAAGATGTGTGGAAGCCTCACCAAAGCCCCGTTTAAAGTGATC GAAAATTATGTCAGACCTACAAAGCGTAAATTCAAAGATCGTGAGTGTGATGCCGAAAAGCAAAAACCAGATGACTCTGAAACTATAAAGCAAGATGAAAATGAACAGAAAGATATTTCAAACAgtgaaatgaataaaattgactCCGACGAAATTCAAGAgcctaaaaaaaagaaaaaaaagaaaaataataaagtaacaGAAGAGGAAATCGATGGAAGCAATGAAAATATTGAAACTGGTGAAACGAAtcgaaaaaagaaaaagaaaaataagataATAAATGTTGATAATTCTACAAACAATGCCGATACAGAAATCAATGGCACAACAACTATTAAAGACGGCAAAAAGAAGAAAGATAAGAAATTGAAAAAGCAAGAAGTCGAACAAAAAGAAGATTCTGAAAGTGACCCAATCGAAACAGACATATGTGACGACATCGACCAAGTTCTAACACCGCAGAATTGGAGCTTCGTCGACTTGACCGACTGTTTAACCGCTAAACAGTATAAAAAGAGAGTAGTCGCCTTAATTAAATGTATAGACGAAAGAACAAAACGCTTAGAAAGCATAGATAAAAATATAGGAAATATGGAAGAAAAAGGGTTGAACGCGAAAAATAAGAAATACCACACAGCTATGCATACAGAGAAATTAGTCATACAAAAGCAAACTGAAAAACTATCGGAAGTTTTAAAAATAGCGCAGGAAAAGTTAAAGGAGTTTGGTATAGAAATACAAAAAGATAGTAAAAAGAAAGAGAAATCTGTAGCTACAACATCAGATGAAATAAAAGTAGAAGTTAAGGAAGATGTAGACAAATTAAAAGAAATGAAGCTGGAtatagatagcttgcaaccgGTGGTCAAAGTGCCAAGTGCTAAGGACTTTTGGTCCTTAGATACAGATGTTAttactgataaaataaaaataaaagaatcgAGTAGCAGTGAAGAAGAG GAACAAGAGAAACCCAAAAAGAAACGCAAAAAGCTAACAGTGGCAGAAAAAGCATCCAAAgcaagagaagaagaagagagaatACGGGAGATGGAGAAGAGAGCTATAGAGAGTGAGAACGCGCCTCGGTCGAGTGACCAATTTGAGAGGGCCTTGCTCGCTCAACCGAACTGCAGTCAGCTTTGGATTGCGTACATGGCCTTCCATCTACAG GCGACTGAGATAGAAAAAGCGCGTGCTGTTGGACGTAAGGCGCTCCATACCATCAACTTCAGAGAGGAAGGAGAGAAGCTGAACGTGTGGCTCGCTCTACTGAACCTTGAACATCGCTTCGGAACTAAG GAAACCCAACAAAAGACCATCGAAGACGCCCTCCAAATGAACGAACCATACGAAATCCACTCGAAACTCCTGGACATTTTAGTGGAGACCAGCAAGCCTCAGGAGTTGGTGTCGCTAGTGGAGCTGATGCTGCGCAAGTACCGCGGGCGCGCGCCGGTGTACGCGGCGTGCGGACTGGCGTGCTTCAGCGCGGGGCTGACGGACAAGGCGCGACAGGTCATGCAGAAGGGGATTGCTGCTTTGGAGAAAAAGGAGC ATGTATCTCTGCTAGTCCGGTTCGCGCAACTAGAACGCTCGCACGGCGACCGCGAGCGTTCGGAAGCGCTGTTCGAGCAAGTGTTGGCCGTGTACCCGCAGCGAGTGGACGTGTGCTCCGCTTACGTCGACTTGCTGATCAAAGCTAAGGACGTCGACCATGTGCG GCAAGTGATGGAGCGAATGACGTCACTCCAGCTTCCGGCGCGCAAGATGAAGGTGCTGTACAAAAAGTGGATCGAAGCGGAAGAGAAGATCGGAGACGCGGCGCACGCCGACAGCGCGCGACAACTCGCGATGAAGTTCATTAATAAagcaaagttttaa
- the LOC117990586 gene encoding flavin reductase (NADPH): MKKIVIFGATGTTGLCAVEAALKKSLEVRAFVRDPTKLPDDIKDKVEVFKGDILEPDSVFNAIEGTDGVVIAIGTRGSLDPTSDMSEGTKNIIEGMRAKNVKNVSACISAFLFYEIDKVPPRFVEVTKDHERMFIELKDSGLNWIAVFSPHISDDPSREIIVEVNPEKSPGRSISKCDLGKFLVDSLTEEKYYKSVIGLCNVPQQ; this comes from the exons ATGAAGAAAATTGTGATTTTTGGTGCTACCGGCACGACCGGTCTTTGCGCTGTGGAGGcagcattaaaaaaaa GTCTAGAAGTCCGCGCCTTCGTGCGCGACCCAACCAAACTACCAGATGACATTAAGGACAAAGTGGAAGTGTTCAAAGGCGACATCCTCGAACCGGACTCAGTGTTCAACGCGATCGAGGGCACGGATGGCGTCGTCATCGCCATCGGGACCAGAGGCAGCCTGGACCCTACCTCAGACATGTCAGAAGGAACCAAGAACATCATAGAAGGAATGAGAGCGAAGAACGTGAAGAACGTCTCTGCTTGCATATCAGCGTTCTTGTTCTACGAGATTGACAAGGTGCCGCCTCGGTTTGTGGAGGTCACGAAGGACCATGAGCGAATGTTCATAGAATTGAAGGACAGTGGACTCAATTGGATTGCTGTCTTCTCACCGCATATTTCGG ATGACCCAAGCCGGGAGATCATCGTGGAAGTGAACCCGGAGAAGTCTCCAGGCCGTAGCATATCCAAGTGCGATCTAGGCAAGTTTCTGGTGGACTCCCTGACAGAGGAAAAGTACTACAAGAGCGTTATAGGGCTGTGCAATGTACCACAGCAATGA
- the LOC117990795 gene encoding uncharacterized protein, whose protein sequence is MVSEHLLPGSLQEQRFFIGLYQGYRIKKVLTPISSISLTLSSSSPEISSSWTTNSSNTSSTISDVTDASISSKRSSSGTDSTLGMITTPWTTESWSGESVNETIEAYSETVMNTLTSLTVNPESTESIGGVTSELNTASINTVTLLERNEPISYFSVNLNSVPSESTGKLKMKTKAKSYSEIESTFDSWTVESFTSFVEYSDSNIVKVRYPWSPCTYLSSTDIYPDSMDTFRSSVISLINSPTLDSTHETVRYYINVLHESDIICS, encoded by the coding sequence ATGGTTAGCGAACATCTATTGCCCGGATCATTACAGGAGCAACGTTTTTTTATCGGATTATACCAGGGTTACCGGATAAAGAAAGTACTAACACCTATTAGTTCCATCAGCCTAACCTTATCATCTAGCTCACCAGAAATTAGTTCATCGTGGACAACCAATTCATCAAATACCTCTTCAACAATATCTGATGTGACTGATGCATCAATCTCATCAAAAAGGAGTTCTTCCGGTACAGATAGCACCCTGGGTATGATAACAACTCCTTGGACAACTGAATCTTGGTCTGGCGAGAGCGTGAACGAAACTATTGAAGCTTATTCTGAAACTGTTATGAATACTTTGACGTCTCTGACTGTAAATCCCGAGTCTACGGAATCCATTGGAGGAGTCACATCAGAATTAAACACTGCAAGCATCAATACTGTAACGTTATTAGAAAGAAACGAGCCAATATCATATTTTTCAGTTAACTTGAACAGCGTACCTTCTGAATCTACTGgtaaattgaaaatgaaaaccAAAGCGAAATCCTACAGCGAAATTGAAAGCACCTTCGATTCTTGGACTGTGGAATCGTTCACAAGTTTTGTGGAATATTCGGACTCCAATATCGTAAAAGTCCGGTACCCCTGGAGTCCTTGCACGTATTTGAGCAGCACGGACATATACCCAGACTCGATGGACACCTTTCGGAGCAGTGTGATCAGTCTGATCAACTCACCAACCCTGGATAGTACCCATGAAACTGTCCGATATTATATTAACGTCCTCCACGAAAGTGATATAATTTGTAGCTAA